Within the Thunnus thynnus chromosome 23, fThuThy2.1, whole genome shotgun sequence genome, the region aaaaataatccgctttgaataataatttgtctcCAATTTGGTTTTACTAGAAAAAAAGTCCTATTAACTTGTAAAAAATCTACTCCAGCTGCCTcataaaaatccagaatctatgcaAAGTTTTACTGCTGGAAACAAGATGTCTCTGAACATCTGAGAggttcattttcagtgtttgagcTCTGATGTTTCAAGTTTTCATCCTAGAATATGATTCACTCCAAACTCATCAGTCAGAAACTTTCCCCTTGTCAGCTGATGAGAGTGAAAActgccttctagtgtcaaacgcTGACCTGCGtcattctacacagtgaagaTCAAACATTAAAGTGATGGATTTGAGTAGAAGGAGGGTTTTAACAAAGACAACAATATTCTGCTATCAGATTTCCAAACCTTTTGTAGCCTGATTGCTGATGGGTGGAGGGTTGGGGGCGTGTCTCTTGGAGGGGTGCAGCGGTGGAGACATTGAGGGGTCACAGTACTGGTAGTCTGTCTCTGGACTGGTGGCGTGGCTTCGGCTGAGAGGGCTTGGGAGCCCCTGATTGTCCCAGGCCTCGCTGCTGTTGCCCTGGCTGTCCATCGGGCTCTTCTCTCCCTGCAGGTGGCGCTGGTGCTGGTGCTGCACCTGCTCCCTCTGCTCCAGCGGCGAACACTGGCTGGGGCTGGACCACCAGAGCTCCTGGGATGAGGCTACCTTCTCCGGCTTGGAGGAGCACAGCAGACCAGCCATAGACAGCATCCCCTGAATGGCCTCTTCTGTGCTGGGTGAGGTAGGACGTTCTCTGCAGGAAGCGGACACGGATGATCATTTACTACGTCTCAGTGCACTGGATACAAATTTTAGCATTAAGGGATGGACcgttttcaacatttttgtaGAGATGCAACAAGTAGCCAATTAATCGAcagaatcagcaactattttaataattgattaatcattttgagtcattttttaaggaaaaatgttaAACTTCTCTGGTTCcatcttcttaaatgtgaataactttttgtttcttttgggTTGCGGACATTTGGAGACTGTGATaaccatttttcaccattttctgacattttatagaccaaacaactaattgattaattgagaaaataatcaacagatgtgTTTCTTACCGTTTGagtggtttgtgtttgtgcctgaGTTTCTGGCCAGACTGGTCCAGCTCTATGGTGTGCCCTGAGCCTTTCTGCTGAGATGagcccctctcctcctcttcctcctcctcttcctcctcctgggAACTTTCTGAATTTTCCGAATCCTCgtcagaagaggaggaggaggaggaggaggaggaggacaacgACGATGACGATGACGCTTTACGCTGCATTGAGAAAGTACATGTTAAAGTCAGAACTGGGACGCTTCAGTGATCACAGCATGAACAGTTAAAAGCAGGTTCAATAAAGGAAGAATACAGCACATTGCCAGTCTTATTATTTATGTTGGGATCAATACATAAACAACGACAATACAACCAAAGAGAAATGTCATCGTTTACCTCTGCGGGAGAGTCACTGTCTGACTCCACGCCTGACACACTGGAGTGTCCTGAGACTTCTTCCCTGAGTTCAGTCTTCACCCTCTCGAGACCCACTAGTTAAAACACGAGGACACACCATCAGCTTGTTTCAATAAACACACTTGGCGACAGTTTCTCtgccagcgtgtgtgtgtgtgtgtgataaacaGTCAGAGCGGTGACTTACTGAGGAGTGTGGGTTTCTCCACCGTGCTGTGCTGCTCTCGACTGTCCTGCGTCCTCTCCGACTTCATGTCCACACAACTCCTCGGTGGACCTTGACCGACAGGTATCCTCTCGCCCTCCGTCTTTACCGGGCTCGTGGCCGGCCGCCTCATATCTCTGCACACGTAAATACACATGATGAATTCTGTCATTTCTCCAAAACACATAGAAGATTTTAAACGACACTATTTTGGTAACGTTAgttctgtttcactgttttctctgACTTGTGTCCTGGTTTAATGGTGGTTTATTTTTTGCATAAGTGCTAATTTAATACTAATACTTATTACTATTTCTCcatatcatttaaaaacttgAAGTTTCTACTGTCAATTATATTGTTATCTTATTATCTAATTATCTTAGCTTGttactgatgttttgtttgggAATGACTTAGTTATAGTGAAgtgttaatatactgtatgagcataattttctgtttatgaACTACCTCACTTCATGTATTATTAAGCTTACCTAAAAAAACGTTTCCAAAGTTAGATTCCTAATTGTATAATAATACCTCGCTGTGAATAACCACTGAGCTTTAAATCATTAGATGCAGCGTGAGTGTGCGAGCTCTGACCTGATGATTCTGCCGTTCACCAGCATGAGCCGTAGGTGGTTGTCGTCTAAAGACTCAGCAACAGCAGCCGCCGATGCAGTTGACACTTTGTTGAACTTCCCATGAACCTTGGCACAGAACACCGGATCCTGGATGGTGCAGACCGGAGTCAGTCACATGCAAACACTAGAGAGCATCTACACAATGCTACTTTTATTGCTGCCTTGTGTTTTGTGGtcataaagaaaagcagcagcaacCGCAATCATGTATCACAATTACATATACTTGTGCTCCTTGATGCTCACCTCCTCGAGCGGTCCCACCTCCAGCCTCCTCAGCACCTCCCTGGTGTGCTGCTCTAAGATGTCCAGGTTGGAGGGCAACTTGGGGGCCTGCCGCTGCTGCTCCCTCAACCGCCTGGCAGCCCTCCTCGCCCGCCGGGCCTGGCACAGCCTCTCCAGTGTGGAGCGAGTAGCCGGGCACCCGTTGGATCCGGATGCCGCTCCGCACCCACTTCCCTGAGATTTCACTGGCTTGTTACCACTGCCTGGTTCCTCCTGTAGAGTCAGAACACAACATGTAGTCAAGCTCAGGACTGAACGGACTCTGCAAGTTcagaacattttttgttttacgtTATGTTATAAATTTGCCCAGTGCTCAGGTGTCAGTGGGGCATATGGGACACGTAGTCAGTCTGTTATATTTCACTTACAGTGTCACAggcaaacatacaaaacacttCTTAGTAGTATGAGTAGTATAGTACCAAGTGCTTCTTAATATCAAATTAATACAAAAGTGGcatgaagggggaaaaaagtcgACTTTCTAACCTGATGTTTCCTCAAGTCTAACAAAAAGTACAGATAATTTACTGCACTGTTATAAATCACAGTTCATTTGTAGCAATAACAAACATTTCTTCTTGAATATGgcaaatatttttgacatttgatgacaaaaaATGACTTCACAAAGTGCCGCAAATCATGTTGTGGATCAGTACAATTCATTATCTTTAAAACTAGCACCAATGCAGATCTGACATCAACACCTGCATGAAGGTTCAAACGTCTAACTGTCTCATATATCCTTGTCCTCCTCATCCTTCCTTACCTCCAGGTAGCGGATTTCCTTGGTCAGCTCTTTAATGAGATGGTTAGGCCTGATATGGTCTGGTACCTCACTGGTGGGCTCAGTCACCTGCAAAAGCCACAACAGACCACATTCAAGACAGGAGAACTGAAGAGAAAGAAGTCTGTTGTTTGCCACTGACAACAAATCCAGAAGATAAGACCGAACAGTGGTGACGTCCCGTACTGGAGCTCCGCTGCTGTGTAACAATAACCATCTGGACTGTAGATAGTCAGGTGCGGGTATACAGAGATGACCGTGAGAACACTGTGACCGACTCTCACCTCTCTTTTCAACCAGGTCTTCAGTGCACTGATTAAAGCCTTCACTCCCTCCACTAGGTAGGTTGGTGGAGGACAGTTGTCTTCTCGTAGCTCTGAGGTggaacaaaggaaaaagaaaattaaataggAATAAACTaggtataaaaaaataataattaaagatCAGAAACTGTCTTAAGGGGAGAAAGATCATTTTTCACTGTAGTTTAAACAGTCTGAATACAGGCACCACCtaaatataaagacatttttttgcatCTGCAATTCACAAGCTGGTGGATTATCATcatattatcattttttattcatttgtttactCTGAGAAGATGCACACATGTTCCTATTTgacaattacacacacatttcctttatTTCCCCCCCAACAggtctgattttttaaaataaacatgaaatatttatctTATGTGTGACACTGTAATCACCTGTAATTTGCCACTATTAAACTAAACCCACCTTTTAAGGTTTCCAGGAGGTTCTTGGCCACATACCAACAGATGGCCTCAAAGTACGGAAAC harbors:
- the kdm7aa gene encoding lysine-specific demethylase 7A, translating into MAAAPLYCVCRQPYDVSRFMIECDICKDWFHGSCVQVEEHHATDIDVYHCPNCDAVHGPSLMKKRNNWHRHDYTEPDDGTKPVQAGTSVFIKELQSRTFASGEEILMRMKGELVTPRYLERHGFNYPIAVTEMEGLGLKLPDPSFYVKDVEQYVGGDKVIDVIDVARQADSKMKLSEFIKYFTKPHRPKVLNLISLEFSDTKMSELVQVPDVAQKMSWVENYWPDDSFFPKPFVQKYCLMGVKDSYTDFHIDFGGTSVWYHVLWGEKIFYLIKPTPANLALYEAWSSSPNQSESFFGDKVDKCYKCVVPQGTTLLIPTGWIHAVLTSQDCMAFGGNFLHNLNIGMQLRCYEMERRLKTPDLFKFPYFEAICWYVAKNLLETLKELREDNCPPPTYLVEGVKALISALKTWLKREVTEPTSEVPDHIRPNHLIKELTKEIRYLEEEPGSGNKPVKSQGSGCGAASGSNGCPATRSTLERLCQARRARRAARRLREQQRQAPKLPSNLDILEQHTREVLRRLEVGPLEEDPVFCAKVHGKFNKVSTASAAAVAESLDDNHLRLMLVNGRIIRDMRRPATSPVKTEGERIPVGQGPPRSCVDMKSERTQDSREQHSTVEKPTLLMGLERVKTELREEVSGHSSVSGVESDSDSPAERKASSSSSLSSSSSSSSSSSDEDSENSESSQEEEEEEEEEERGSSQQKGSGHTIELDQSGQKLRHKHKPLKRERPTSPSTEEAIQGMLSMAGLLCSSKPEKVASSQELWWSSPSQCSPLEQREQVQHQHQRHLQGEKSPMDSQGNSSEAWDNQGLPSPLSRSHATSPETDYQYCDPSMSPPLHPSKRHAPNPPPISNQATKGKRPKKGMATAKQRLGKILKLNRHSRVFV